In Streptomyces sp. P9-A4, the genomic window GCGCTCGGGCTGGAGGAAGCCGGGGTCGTCGAGGCCGGAGCCGGCCTTCTTGCCCCACATCGCCTTCTTCCACAGCTCCGCGACCGCCCCGTCCCCCGCGTCCGACCGGAGGGCGGCCCGCAGGTCCGTCTCCTCGGTGGCGAACAGACAGGTCCGCACCTGTCCGTCGGCGGTGAGCCGGGTCCGGTCGCAGGCCCGGCAGAAGGGGCGGGTGACGGAGGCGATGACGCCGACCGTGTGCGGTCCGCCGTCGACGGTCCACCGCTCGGCGGGGGCCGAGCCGCGCTCGTCGGCGCCCTCGGCGGTCAGTGTGAAGCGGGTGCGCAGGGACTCCAGGATGTCCCCGGCGGTGATCATGCCGTCGCGCTTCCAGCCGTGCTGGGCGTCCAGCGGCATCTGCTCGATGAAGCGGAGCTCGTAACCCTCGGTGATCGCCCAGGCGAGGAGGTCGGGGGCCTCGTCGGCGTTGAGCCCCGGCATCAGGACGGCGTTGACCTTGACCGGGGTGAGTCCGGCGTCCCGGGCGGCGGCCATGCCGTCGAGGACGTCCCGGTGGCGGTCACGCCGGGTGAGCGTCTTGAAGACCTCGGGGCGCAAGGTGTCCAGGGAGACGTTGACCCGGTCGAGGCCCGCGGCCCTGAGGGCGGCGGCGGTGCGCTTCAGCCCGATGCCGTTGGTGGTGAGGGACATCCGGGGGCGGGGCTCCAGGGCCGCGCAGCGCTCGACGATGCCGACGATGCCGGGGCGGAGCAGCGGCTCGCCGCCGGTGAAGCGGACCTCGTTGACGCCGAGGTCGGTGACCGCGATACGGATCAGCCGGACGATCTCGTCATCGGTGAGGAGATCCGGCTTGGCGAGCCACTGCAGGCCCTCCTCCGGCATGCAGTACGTGCAGCGCAGGTTGCACCGGTCCGTCAGCGAGACGCGCAGGTCGGTGGCGACTCGGCCATAGGTGTCGATGAGCACTGTCGGCCCCCTCCCCGTCTTGTGGTTGCGTGTGTTCCGAGCCTACGCGAGCACACCGACGACGAGCAGGGCAGATTGTCACGAGGACCGGCTCGGCCGCGTCGTAGAACTCTACGACGCGGCCGTCCGATCGCTGCGGAACGTATACGACCGGTCGCGTTCCGGTCAGTGCTTGACCGCTGCGGCGACCCCGACCCCGGTGAGGGACTTGACCTCCAGCTCCGCGTACTTGCCGGCGTCCGGCTCCTCCTTGGAGAGGAGCGAGCCGAGCCAGCCGAGGAGGAAGCCG contains:
- the moaA gene encoding GTP 3',8-cyclase MoaA, which translates into the protein MLIDTYGRVATDLRVSLTDRCNLRCTYCMPEEGLQWLAKPDLLTDDEIVRLIRIAVTDLGVNEVRFTGGEPLLRPGIVGIVERCAALEPRPRMSLTTNGIGLKRTAAALRAAGLDRVNVSLDTLRPEVFKTLTRRDRHRDVLDGMAAARDAGLTPVKVNAVLMPGLNADEAPDLLAWAITEGYELRFIEQMPLDAQHGWKRDGMITAGDILESLRTRFTLTAEGADERGSAPAERWTVDGGPHTVGVIASVTRPFCRACDRTRLTADGQVRTCLFATEETDLRAALRSDAGDGAVAELWKKAMWGKKAGSGLDDPGFLQPERPMSAIGG